The following are from one region of the Capsicum annuum cultivar UCD-10X-F1 chromosome 1, UCD10Xv1.1, whole genome shotgun sequence genome:
- the LOC107876152 gene encoding protein phosphatase inhibitor 2 isoform X2, with product MNGARVKWDEANLGEIEANKPVRQKITEPKTPYHRMIDDDDGSPSPWDSFEEASGDAIHSDDMASSNENKSRRSGWTSSEDEPDIMDQDDEDSDSERSRIFREHRRAHYDEYRKIKELRRQGSSLEGASDDEIEDLEKGDGRCDTTSSLASAAEDIDIAEGSTDDSK from the exons ATGAA CGGGGCTCGTGTAAAATGGGATGAGGCAAATCTGGGAGAAATTGAGGCAAATAAGCCAGTGAGGCAGAAAATAACTGAACCAAAGACGCCATATCACCGTATgatcgatgatgatgatg GATCTCCATCTCCGTGGGATAGTTTTGAGGAGGCAAGTGGTGATGCAATACACTCAGATGACATGGCTTCTTCCAATGAAAATAAATCCCGGCGCTCTGGCTGGACATCTTCTGAAGATGAGCCTGATATAATGGACCAAGATGACGAAG ATTCTGATTCAGAAAGGAGCAGGATCTTTAGGGAGCACAGGCGAGCACACTACGACGAATATAGGAAAATCAAAGAACTACGAAGACAGGGCTCTTCTCTTGAAGGAGCATCCGATGATGAGATTGAGGATCTTGAGAAAGGTGACGGTAGGTGTGATACAACATCATCATTGGCATCTGCCGCTGAGGACATTGACATTGCGGAAGGAAGCACAGACGATTCTAAATAG
- the LOC107876152 gene encoding protein phosphatase inhibitor 2 isoform X1, with protein sequence MCSGARVKWDEANLGEIEANKPVRQKITEPKTPYHRMIDDDDGSPSPWDSFEEASGDAIHSDDMASSNENKSRRSGWTSSEDEPDIMDQDDEDSDSERSRIFREHRRAHYDEYRKIKELRRQGSSLEGASDDEIEDLEKGDGRCDTTSSLASAAEDIDIAEGSTDDSK encoded by the exons ATGTGTAGCGGGGCTCGTGTAAAATGGGATGAGGCAAATCTGGGAGAAATTGAGGCAAATAAGCCAGTGAGGCAGAAAATAACTGAACCAAAGACGCCATATCACCGTATgatcgatgatgatgatg GATCTCCATCTCCGTGGGATAGTTTTGAGGAGGCAAGTGGTGATGCAATACACTCAGATGACATGGCTTCTTCCAATGAAAATAAATCCCGGCGCTCTGGCTGGACATCTTCTGAAGATGAGCCTGATATAATGGACCAAGATGACGAAG ATTCTGATTCAGAAAGGAGCAGGATCTTTAGGGAGCACAGGCGAGCACACTACGACGAATATAGGAAAATCAAAGAACTACGAAGACAGGGCTCTTCTCTTGAAGGAGCATCCGATGATGAGATTGAGGATCTTGAGAAAGGTGACGGTAGGTGTGATACAACATCATCATTGGCATCTGCCGCTGAGGACATTGACATTGCGGAAGGAAGCACAGACGATTCTAAATAG